GTGCTGGACTATTCCGCCCTCCGATTACAGGCCTTTCACCCCGGTGCGTTGGTTCGCTACGCCGGTCGCTTCCATCGCCTCAGTGATCCATTTCGCCGTCCGCAGGATGTGCTGGCCACGGTGATGAATCCCGTCGGCTCGCTGCGTGACAAACTGACCGTGCTCAGCTTGCGGCAGGACGCATTGCACCGACAGCTGTCTGCGCGCGCAAGTGGAGTGTCGCATAGCACGCTGGAAGCCTTGCAGGCATACGGATTCTCGCCAGCCATCCAGGAGCGGTTTTTCCGCCCGTTTCTCGGCGGGGTCTTTCTCGACCAGTCGTTGTCGACGCCGTGTGGAGTCTTCGAGCAGGTGTGGGCGGCGTTTTCGCGCGGAGCCATTGCGTTGCCGCAGGAAGGGATGGGCGCGATCGCCCGGCAACTAGCCGACGGGATTCCCGACGGGACCGTTCGGCTGCGCGCGCCAGTGGCTCGCCTCGATGGAGGCCGTGTCGTGCTCGCGTCCGGTGAACGACTGGATGCGGACGCCCTCGTGCTGGCGACCGACTTTTCGACGGCCGCGGCGCTACGCGGTGAGCCGGTTCCGACCGATCCTGGTCGTCAATCGATCTCGCTCTATTTCGATGCGCCTGCGCCGCCGGTGCGAGGCCCATGGCTGATGGTCAACGGAGACGGTCAGGGACCGATCGGCACGGCATCGGTGTTAAGCGAGGTGGCATCGAGCTATGCGCCGGCGAGACGGGCCTTGGTGGCCGTGAGCCTGGCCAACCAGGCTGCCTCGGATAGTCCCGAGCTGCTTGCCGCCGTCCGGCGACAAGCGCGCGACTGGTTTGGCGG
Above is a genomic segment from Nitrospira defluvii containing:
- a CDS encoding NAD(P)/FAD-dependent oxidoreductase codes for the protein MSVTPRVIIIGAGLAGLACARVLVKRGLACTILEASDDIGGRVRTDRVDGFQLDRGFQVFLSGYPEATAVLDYSALRLQAFHPGALVRYAGRFHRLSDPFRRPQDVLATVMNPVGSLRDKLTVLSLRQDALHRQLSARASGVSHSTLEALQAYGFSPAIQERFFRPFLGGVFLDQSLSTPCGVFEQVWAAFSRGAIALPQEGMGAIARQLADGIPDGTVRLRAPVARLDGGRVVLASGERLDADALVLATDFSTAAALRGEPVPTDPGRQSISLYFDAPAPPVRGPWLMVNGDGQGPIGTASVLSEVASSYAPARRALVAVSLANQAASDSPELLAAVRRQARDWFGGQVETWRHLRTDRIMRALPPLSLLAGRNGESQPRLRRGLYHCGDYCASGTLDGALRSGRHAAEAILADFKTL